One Bradyrhizobium zhanjiangense DNA segment encodes these proteins:
- a CDS encoding carbohydrate ABC transporter permease codes for MRPFPGLMMTLSASRNAVEQRRASRFGRMLEKRLPYLIVAPAILILLLVGLFPLIYSLIVSFQRITMTENDTSFVGLLNYAELFRDTRLWASLAHTAIITAIALPLELLVGVLMALLFIDRMPGRQIFVALLVLPTVISPIVAGATWRLMFDVRFGQIGQVLSFIAGEPVRILWTVNPAYVYPAIIICEVWQWSPFMFLLLLAALSNVDQSQLEAAEIDGASYLRVLRAIVLPAIAPVIAVACLIRGLDLVRIFDIIWALTEGGPGSMTETISLYTYVLGFSQFETSYTAAISVLVIALLTLITTLVLKRMELAR; via the coding sequence GTGCGGCCGTTTCCTGGACTGATGATGACGCTTTCCGCAAGTCGCAACGCGGTAGAGCAACGCCGCGCCAGCCGCTTCGGGCGCATGCTCGAGAAGCGCCTGCCCTATCTCATCGTCGCGCCGGCCATTCTGATCCTCCTCCTGGTCGGCTTGTTTCCTCTGATCTACTCGCTGATCGTGAGCTTCCAGCGCATCACGATGACCGAGAACGACACCTCCTTCGTTGGCCTCTTGAACTATGCGGAGCTGTTCAGGGATACCCGCCTCTGGGCTTCGCTCGCTCATACCGCCATCATCACCGCGATCGCCCTTCCCCTGGAGCTGCTGGTCGGCGTCCTGATGGCGCTGCTCTTCATCGATCGCATGCCGGGTCGGCAGATCTTCGTCGCGCTGCTGGTGCTTCCGACGGTGATCTCTCCAATCGTCGCGGGCGCGACGTGGCGTCTGATGTTCGACGTCCGCTTCGGCCAGATTGGCCAGGTTCTGAGCTTCATCGCTGGAGAACCGGTCCGGATCCTGTGGACGGTCAATCCCGCTTACGTCTATCCAGCGATCATTATCTGCGAGGTCTGGCAGTGGTCGCCGTTCATGTTCCTGCTGCTGCTCGCCGCGCTGTCGAATGTGGACCAGTCGCAGCTCGAGGCTGCGGAGATCGATGGGGCGTCGTACCTGCGCGTGCTTCGCGCGATCGTTCTGCCGGCGATCGCGCCCGTGATCGCCGTCGCCTGCCTGATCCGCGGCCTCGATCTCGTTCGCATCTTCGATATCATCTGGGCCCTCACCGAAGGCGGGCCGGGCTCGATGACCGAGACCATCTCGCTCTACACCTATGTGCTGGGCTTCTCGCAATTCGAGACCAGCTACACAGCCGCGATTTCCGTCCTGGTGATTGCGCTGCTGACGCTGATCACGACCCTGGTCCTCAAGCGCATGGAGCTTGCGCGGTGA